Below is a genomic region from Culicoides brevitarsis isolate CSIRO-B50_1 chromosome 2, AGI_CSIRO_Cbre_v1, whole genome shotgun sequence.
ACGATGTTCAAAAATCATGTCTTCCgattttgatgaaactttGGGGGATGAAAgacctataaaaaataagaactttTGCGTTTTTAGATTTTACGATTCCCCCCCCCCCCTATCGGgtgtattttttcgtttttcggtCATAACTTCCCAAAGGAGTACAATAGATTCAAAAGTGTGGGCTTGTTGGAAAGGTCTTGGTCAGGGATACAAATCATGGaagttgacatttttgacttttctcggaaaatgttggaaaatttttgaaaaatagttttcaaagGGGGGGTAAGGGGGGGACCTCGGGGTGTCCATCGGCGTCCATATACTCAAAAGACAGGTCTTTTTACGTACTATAAGTTGGCATATTtagatgtttaaattttggaagTCCCTCGAacaactttttccaaatttcgatgatttttgggccatttttcaccaaaaattgagttttccgaatatattttggaaaatattcatttgcgagcatatgtttcatggagaaaaataatgTATACGAGACAACTAACAtttaaggagaaaaaaaaattttcaaaatttcagaaaagtttttcatgatttcgagtCTCGAACCGACAACCTTACGCTCATCAGTCCGATACGCTAACCACTGTACTAAGCTGACTCTTATACTATACTTAAGTTacatacataattttataaactttcaaAGAGATTCTACAAAGGCACAGTAAACAATAAACTAAAAAGTAACAATAAAGGATATCACAATAAATAGagtacttaaaattaataaacgaaaatctgtgtctaattttctaaatttcccCATCCCCCatggtatttatttaaaaaatgttacgcgaaacagaaaacgtTTTTGGAACTCCCTATAgtcttttaaaagtcaaattcaatattttcttacaatttaatatttttagtgaaacaTTATCAATTTCGTAAAGCGAAACAGTCATCccccttaaatttttatcaaattttaaataatgttttccactcaaatgtaaaattctttacaaaaataaagataaatgtACCTACACTTTTATACGTCAAGATACTCGATATATATCAAGAAAGTCTATGAaaccgaaaacatttttgatttttgtatctACCTTAATTCTTTTTGTGGTAACAAATTTAAACGATTGCAAAATATTGAGAAGATAggtaaacgaaaaaaatcagagaatctttttctttttttacaataaatgtattttaagcgacctattttatttcaattttatgtatTCTACAAGGGAAGTCAAAATTCTGGAGTTAGTGTtgtgaatttataaatatttatctataCGTATACATATTTGAATATATATCTCCAACATAGAGAACAAGGATTAAATGTTGTCtgcacaaataaatttatttcggataaaaatttcatgaagaaCATGGTAGAATGTGCTACATTCAACAGGCAAACACAAAGCTCTGTTTTTACCACAGACGTATATGTAGTTTTGAGAGTTGATTTTTGtcgggtatttttttttcaattttttcaatgaatttactTGTGAGACTAAAATATAAGATTTAAAAACCTTAtatctaaataattattttttttacaatggtTCGTAGTTTACTACGTAGATAACATTTATatgattttgtaatttttacatatgtgtatgttaaatatttttcaaatttggtaTTGATACAATGATCATTTGAATCAAGCGTGGTCAATCTGGTAGAAAAGCTTCAACTTGTATTAAttccaatgttttttttcattgttttaaataatctagaggttgaaaaatttgaaccataattttttattttcaagtgtTCAAATACATTCGAATAAACATCTCGACatatttgcctaaaaaaactttttttacacAGTACCTATGAATGTACATACATATACATTTCTTCGAATCCTATgatcaatattattttctatatATGATACTTTAACATCTTTAAAGATTGACATACTTTGGGCTGtaaattaataacatttatattttatttacatgaaaGGCTTTTCAGCTACTTCAgctaattatatattattgatTCTTTATTGTATTTCTTTAtcttatttcactttatttcaGGGAGCTTCTTCCAGCTTAGTTGTAAAATTTGCAGACACTGACAAAGAGAGACAACTTCGTCGTATGCAACAAATGGCAGGCCATATGAATTTACTAAGTCCATTTGTGTTCAATAATTTTGGACCATACGGTGCATACGCACAGCAACAGCAAGCTGCATTAATGGCAGCTGCCACCGCTCAAGGTACATATATAAATCCAATGGCTGCATTAGCAACACAAATACCTCATGCGCTAAAtggtgagttttatttttatttacataaatattttttttaatattataaataaaactatctaaacattttatcaaaaaacttaccttatatttttgaatcaataaGGTTCCGGGCAGCCTGTTAATGGTACAATCCCATCGTTACCGTCACCAACAATGCCAACATTTAACATGGCTGCTCAAACACCAAACGGACAGCCAACTGGTACCGAAGCAGTCTATACAAATGGTATCCCTCAAACTTATCCAGGCCGTTAGTacttatatttgtttttatggatgatgaaaatttaagattttttttctatagatGCACTCCACTTATCTATTCCAACTCAAGGGATATCTAATGGTGACGCAGCTTTACCACAACCCTATCCTGGTATGGCTTACCCAGGTGTTGGTAAGTTATGTAGtgtttaatgaaattctattctttgtcaattaaattttgatgttcTTGTGTCACTCAATAATTAagtatctttatttttttcttacttctttatcatattatttatcaatttcctGATGTTgtctttttatcaattaattattattgtattaaatCGCAGAcatatattatttatgtttacaTGTTTACATCCTATGTTTACATacattttgcaataatttgaTATATAATTGtctatatataaaaaaatgaatttatatgaaaagatatttatattatttatcgtATAAATggcaatattttgttatttcattGACATATATACatggtgcattccattctaaaaaatactgatatcccggattttaaatttaccgatttttccataaaacagtaatagaaatgaaaaactgaataattcatcgtgatgtccatcaaaaaagaagaaatttttgctttggcgaaatttttttacccttatttttaaaaattttatgatacttttaaaaaatttttatcgcaaaatatatgaaaaatccgtgtagcgaaaaaaaggtcaaaatttcaagtttattattttaaaatttttgttcaccaggattgtttgtcatctcgagtacataaatttttgccatgGAACATATGGTTGAAAACGAACTGTTTGgtcagaaaagccaaaaatgtgatatttttgcgtttttaaaaaattttgaaccattgataaaaatttttaaaataagtcgaAAATATATGTTGTCTTagcaaaagtttattattttcggATGGACATCAAGATAAGATAATAAGATCTGTACTTTtataggtaaatttaaaatccgggatttcggtattttttagaatggaatgcaccaCATAAGATGTACTCATAAAAAacgttaattttataaagctcaaaaaatagaccttctatttttaattgtttcttaTGATATGTAAGTCTCATTATGTATATatgaataatataatttaatttttaccacaTTTCGAAGATAAATGCGGTTATTACACATTGATTGAATGTGAAGCTGTACGAAATCAAGTGGTCataaaaagtatatttaagtaaaaaaatcaaagaaccACGTATTTAATGAAATCGAAATGCGGTGCAAAAGTTGTTCATTCTGCGAATgacacctttaaaaaaattatttgtttatgtgaatattagtttttatattttctaatataatatttacttTGTGATTAATAAATGTTGTAGATGTTTTTGATTGTCATAAATATTACTTAACAGCTTATCCAGCCGTTTATGGACAATTTCCTCAAGCTATTCCGCAACCAATAGCTGCAGTTGCACCAGCGCCACGTGAAGGTGAGggttaaattattaatgattattttatatttaaagtaTGCAAAAACTCACAAATGTTAGGGTTATACAATttccaaaaatgtttcatagaCCTCGAAAACATTTGGAAGGTATATAGGTCTTATATGAGTATCGGGAAATTTAGCATATTTTGTAATTAGGAAAGAGGATAttcgaaacatttttgacaattgtAGCACCctcatttagaaaaaaaaaattattaaattatgtatATCAATGTTAACTTTACTTGTTAATGTTTTAGGTGttgaaacataaataatttattttaatagagacttaactaatttaaaaccataagaaaattataaatatcgcAACTGTGATATATATTtagttcaaataataataacgcatGATTAAATATTGAGTATAAATAAGTGTAAGAATGCATTGACTTCTATGTTTTCTATAAAtatgttttgatatttttgtgtcttttgatAAACAATATGAAAGatgcttttttaaatgaaagtaaatttcatgaaaagcaacacagagaattttaaaatttgtattctaATTTAAACATTAGTTTTCGCCTTTTGCATTATTTAGTtgtttgttaataaataatgaaaattaaaccaCCATAATCgtcttttatttcctttttgtcAAGCAGGTTGTTCAATATCTGGTCCAGAAGGATGTAATCTTTTCATATATCATTTACCTCAAGAATTTGGTGATGGCGAATTGATGCAAATGTTTATGCCATTTGGTACAGTTATAAGTTCCAAAGTGTTTATTGATCGAGCTACAAATCAAAGCAAatgttttggtaaaaaaaataataatgcattATGAGTAATTAGTTTTTATACATATTCCTAATAAAATTAGGTTTTGTATCGTTTGATAATCCAACGAGTGCTCAGGCTGCAATACAGGCAATGAATGGTTTTCAGATCGGAATGAAGAGACTGAAAGTTCAATTGAAAAGACCCAAAGATGCTAATAGGCCATATTAACAATCAGATATTACTAGCACTGTCAACTATGTTCCTGGTAAGTTTCAGCAActtttttagtcatttttatattttatattctatTCTACAGATGAAACTTTAAAGCTAAAAGAACATCAGTAAACGTCTTTGTTTCAAACATGGTGAAATCATAGTAATGAAAAGAATatgattatttgttatttctttatttgttTCCTTACATATAAACATTTTGtttctatttataaaaaaatacagtgCTAGTATGTTTTGTTACAGTAGCATTTGTAatcaataaagcaaaaaaagtaaactgaATAAATAtggtaaatataataaaattataaataaataattatggcATAAAAACGCTAACCCATCacataaacattaaataagaTATACTTatacacaaaatatatattagatttattatataaatgaataatagatatctgaaaagaaaatgtaAGGCTATTTATTAATGcatacatatataatatataaactgaataaaaattttaaatataccaCTGAAAACCCACACATACAAAATATACCTactatttcattaaaatctacATAAAAATGAgtatatcaataattttattgtttgacaattaaaataaaactagtaaaatttttttcaacttattaTAACatattgaaaagtaaaatatagttgtcagacaaaattttatggtatttaaatttaaaaattttgcaaatttttttttaatcagatgaaaaattttttatctacgtGAAAATTTGTGTCCTGATTAGATTTGTCATTCTGAAAACTTCGCTCTATGTTTGTGTTTTCGCGAAAAACGCTTTGTAGCTGCTCAAAAGTCAATGATGAGTCTTTACTCGACCAAAAACGATTGTTCTTGGTCAGCACACAAAATTGCacaattatcgaaaaattttcatctgacatcctgacataaaaaaaccttgtcaaaaaatatcaaaaaaaaagaagctaCCTAccgtaaaaacaaaattgtaaGTAATTTAGAAAACCTCTGCTGAAAAGTTATGCTTTTCGATATTATATGAATAttgtttatttcaatttatttccttGAATTCTTCATAGAtagataaattgaaataaaatgaatctacgatatgaattttaaaatactcaaTTGGTAAAACGTTTTTATTTGGTACAATAATATGAATgccaaagaaaaacaaaacaataaatatttgcttgcatataaaaattatacctCCTTtgcgtattattattatagaccttggttttgacgaaattttacCATTATGCTTTCTAAAACCAAACAAcaatttgttgtatttttattataaacgaCTAATAAGTGCGTTTGAAGAatctttttacaaattaaaaagcttTAAGCGCTAAGATATATGAAAAAGAATTTACTATTATATAATGAAATTagcataatataatatatacatatatattctataataattagaagaaaaaagtaaataaaatataccacttaacataaaaaatattaagataaaaaattaattatcgacgttttaaaattaaactatatttccatttttatttttaacttttttgatgatgaattaaaaaaaatcacactgGACATACCTTTGGACCAAGATTTGGTATTactcatttataaaaataacaagataATCAGTcgtttttttacagaaatttctCGTAAAACGTAACGATTCTACAGAAACAGCAGATGGTAAATATTAAGCTTAATAGTTTTAACACTATTAAGGTTAAAGATTATGATGATTAAGCTTTGCATAAGTATAGTTGAGCTTACATATACATTCATggcaaataagaaaatttgcatttgtagatagacaaaaaaaaatattttcataacgTCGAACGGGACgtaatttacctaattttagaaacttttaaataaataaagtgttGAGCTATAGATCATTCAATTatgtttatttcataaaacattgttttttttttcttttactccTCATGTGCTATATTAAGAGATAATATTTAAACCCATATTCAATCAAATGACATCATATAGCTTTCACCTAAAAAGTGtacatcaaaataaatagaagaaGGTTTCATCAAGacggaataataaaatagcttattttatgatttatatttcctcttaattttaataaacctAATTTGATTAAACTTACAAATAAGCTTAAATATATCAGTAAAATCAAGCGTTATTAAACTTGGACAGTTTCATACTAActatgttaatattttatttttttaataagtaccgtaatgtagataattcttatgaaaaaaaaataatccgttctattaacgaaaataggttttaaaattcgttctatcaagatttttacaaaaaacttttgaattttttacgaaatttcgaaattttttaatattttttacaaaaactttaagaaaaaaatattttaatgaatttttattaatttattttttgattttatgaaaaataattaaaaatttatctaaatatttgctaaacaattaatgaaaaattgatattccATTAATTAtaagcattttttgaatttgtaacggattttttttccataagaattatctacattacggtaataaGAGTACaacttaaatgatttttatttaaaagattttttataatcttaTCATTTTTCCTCATTGAACTGAACTACGTTATAAACTTATATACTTAATAATGTTGTACTAATacatcaatttaaaaagtctGCCAATACGtatgtttctaaaaaaaaatatttaaaatgaaaatgctTAGTCTTGAGTAAAAGAacatgttaaattaataaataaaaaattcaattagttTCTAAAGAAATGTCtccgataaaaaaaacaatagttataaaattttatcagttaaatttttctgaatattaacaataaatttttaaatttaaatcaaatgtaTCTTTTAACAAACCAAACCATCCTAATTCAAAGACAACAAGTGAATTCATTAACATTGAAAACTCACAATAttaagccaaaaaattgaactgtAACTTTAAAgagcttaaataaaaattatataaaataattaattaaaaaaatatta
It encodes:
- the LOC134829807 gene encoding CUGBP Elav-like family member 4 isoform X2, with amino-acid sequence MLKNYYECCAFLTYFNAESATNAQNMLHEKQVLPGMNRPIQIKPADTENRGDRKLFVGMLSKQQTEDDVRQLFNPFGTIEECTILRGPDGASKGCAFVKFSSNQEAQTAITSLHGSQTMPGASSSLVVKFADTDKERQLRRMQQMAGHMNLLSPFVFNNFGPYGAYAQQQQAALMAAATAQGTYINPMAALATQIPHALNGSGQPVNGTIPSLPSPTMPTFNMAAQTPNGQPTGTEAVYTNGIPQTYPGHALHLSIPTQGISNGDAALPQPYPGMAYPGVGCSISGPEGCNLFIYHLPQEFGDGELMQMFMPFGTVISSKVFIDRATNQSKCFGFVSFDNPTSAQAAIQAMNGFQIGMKRLKVQLKRPKDANRPY
- the LOC134829807 gene encoding CUGBP Elav-like family member 4 isoform X4 gives rise to the protein MLKNYYECCAFLTYFNAESATNAQNMLHEKQVLPGMNRPIQIKPADTENRGGCAFVKFSSNQEAQTAITSLHGSQTMPGASSSLVVKFADTDKERQLRRMQQMAGHMNLLSPFVFNNFGPYGAYAQQQQAALMAAATAQGTYINPMAALATQIPHALNGSGQPVNGTIPSLPSPTMPTFNMAAQTPNGQPTGTEAVYTNGIPQTYPGHALHLSIPTQGISNGDAALPQPYPGMAYPGVAYPAVYGQFPQAIPQPIAAVAPAPREGCSISGPEGCNLFIYHLPQEFGDGELMQMFMPFGTVISSKVFIDRATNQSKCFGFVSFDNPTSAQAAIQAMNGFQIGMKRLKVQLKRPKDANRPY
- the LOC134829807 gene encoding CUGBP Elav-like family member 4 isoform X3, which produces MVHMIEIVRQGKVDFPQVIMNRPIQIKPADTENRGDRKLFVGMLSKQQTEDDVRQLFNPFGTIEECTILRGPDGASKGCAFVKFSSNQEAQTAITSLHGSQTMPGASSSLVVKFADTDKERQLRRMQQMAGHMNLLSPFVFNNFGPYGAYAQQQQAALMAAATAQGTYINPMAALATQIPHALNGSGQPVNGTIPSLPSPTMPTFNMAAQTPNGQPTGTEAVYTNGIPQTYPGHALHLSIPTQGISNGDAALPQPYPGMAYPGVGCSISGPEGCNLFIYHLPQEFGDGELMQMFMPFGTVISSKVFIDRATNQSKCFGFVSFDNPTSAQAAIQAMNGFQIGMKRLKVQLKRPKDANRPY
- the LOC134829807 gene encoding CUGBP Elav-like family member 4 isoform X6, which encodes MVHMIEIVRQGKVDFPQVIMNRPIQIKPADTENRGGCAFVKFSSNQEAQTAITSLHGSQTMPGASSSLVVKFADTDKERQLRRMQQMAGHMNLLSPFVFNNFGPYGAYAQQQQAALMAAATAQGTYINPMAALATQIPHALNGSGQPVNGTIPSLPSPTMPTFNMAAQTPNGQPTGTEAVYTNGIPQTYPGHALHLSIPTQGISNGDAALPQPYPGMAYPGVAYPAVYGQFPQAIPQPIAAVAPAPREGCSISGPEGCNLFIYHLPQEFGDGELMQMFMPFGTVISSKVFIDRATNQSKCFGFVSFDNPTSAQAAIQAMNGFQIGMKRLKVQLKRPKDANRPY
- the LOC134829807 gene encoding CUGBP Elav-like family member 4 isoform X7, with product MLKNYYECCAFLTYFNAESATNAQNMLHEKQVLPGMNRPIQIKPADTENRGDRKLFVGMLSKQQTEDDVRQLFNPFGTIEECTILRGPDGASKGCAFVKFSSNQEAQTAITSLHGSQTMPGASSSLVVKFADTDKERQLRRMQQMAGHMNLLSPFVFNNFGPYGAYAQQQQAALMAAATAQGTYINPMAALATQIPHALNGSGQPVNGTIPSLPSPTMPTFNMAAQTPNGQPTGTEAVYTNGIPQTYPGHALHLSIPTQGISNGDAALPQPYPGMAYPGVAYPAVYGQFPQAIPQPIAAVAPAPREGCSISGPEGCNLFIYHLPQEFGDGELMQMFMPFGTVISSKVFIDRATNQSKCFGFVSFDNPTSAQAAIQAMNGFQIGMKRLKVQLKRPKDANRPY
- the LOC134829807 gene encoding CUGBP Elav-like family member 4 isoform X5 yields the protein MLKNYYECCAFLTYFNAESATNAQNMLHEKQVLPGMNRPIQIKPADTENRGGCAFVKFSSNQEAQTAITSLHGSQTMPGASSSLVVKFADTDKERQLRRMQQMAGHMNLLSPFVFNNFGPYGAYAQQQQAALMAAATAQGTYINPMAALATQIPHALNGSGQPVNGTIPSLPSPTMPTFNMAAQTPNGQPTGTEAVYTNGIPQTYPGHALHLSIPTQGISNGDAALPQPYPGMAYPGVGCSISGPEGCNLFIYHLPQEFGDGELMQMFMPFGTVISSKVFIDRATNQSKCFGFVSFDNPTSAQAAIQAMNGFQIGMKRLKVQLKRPKDANRPY
- the LOC134829807 gene encoding CUGBP Elav-like family member 4 isoform X1, whose protein sequence is MVHMIEIVRQGKVDFPQVIMNRPIQIKPADTENRGDRKLFVGMLSKQQTEDDVRQLFNPFGTIEECTILRGPDGASKGCAFVKFSSNQEAQTAITSLHGSQTMPGASSSLVVKFADTDKERQLRRMQQMAGHMNLLSPFVFNNFGPYGAYAQQQQAALMAAATAQGTYINPMAALATQIPHALNGSGQPVNGTIPSLPSPTMPTFNMAAQTPNGQPTGTEAVYTNGIPQTYPGHALHLSIPTQGISNGDAALPQPYPGMAYPGVAYPAVYGQFPQAIPQPIAAVAPAPREGCSISGPEGCNLFIYHLPQEFGDGELMQMFMPFGTVISSKVFIDRATNQSKCFGFVSFDNPTSAQAAIQAMNGFQIGMKRLKVQLKRPKDANRPY